Proteins co-encoded in one Prescottella sp. R16 genomic window:
- a CDS encoding septum formation family protein, with protein MSEEATEPNQQPGRSRHLSAPVTRRALALVAIGALLAAVATIFLSGGFDRGDNLPAPSLVAGPQPTGAVAGEAFGTATTGDCLTWTKSDASDLEQVDCGQPHLFEVATDIDLSLYPGVEFGPGSKFPGVLRFSELRDEQCAPAVDTYLAGRFDPKGKFSVGLINPGEAGWSAGERTIRCGLQFSGVTGSLLPIQGTVADQDQSKVWDVGTCIGINQNVPSDPVDCAQPHAFEVVGVVDLASQFPGGMPSVEDQDRFLEKACTDASNGYLGSPDVLRDKTLTLFWDNLDLDSWLVGSRKINCSIGKEVDGNGFATIVGSAKGDILINGQAPVPPPPAPEGRSLPTPLPGAAPLPPAGG; from the coding sequence ATGTCCGAGGAAGCTACCGAACCGAATCAGCAACCGGGCCGGAGTCGGCACCTGTCCGCGCCGGTCACCAGGCGCGCCCTGGCCCTGGTCGCGATCGGGGCGCTGCTGGCCGCCGTCGCCACGATCTTCCTGTCGGGCGGGTTCGACCGCGGCGACAATCTGCCCGCGCCGAGTCTCGTGGCCGGGCCGCAGCCCACGGGTGCCGTCGCCGGCGAGGCGTTCGGCACCGCCACCACCGGCGACTGCCTCACCTGGACGAAGTCCGACGCGAGCGATCTCGAGCAGGTCGACTGCGGGCAGCCGCACCTGTTCGAGGTGGCCACCGACATCGACCTGAGCCTGTATCCGGGCGTCGAGTTCGGGCCGGGCTCGAAGTTCCCCGGGGTGTTGCGGTTCTCCGAACTGCGCGACGAACAGTGCGCGCCCGCCGTCGACACCTACCTGGCCGGACGGTTCGATCCGAAGGGCAAGTTCAGCGTCGGCCTGATCAATCCGGGTGAGGCCGGCTGGTCCGCGGGCGAACGCACCATCCGCTGCGGCCTGCAGTTCTCCGGTGTCACCGGCTCGCTGCTGCCGATCCAGGGGACGGTCGCCGACCAGGACCAGTCGAAGGTGTGGGACGTGGGTACCTGCATCGGCATCAACCAGAACGTGCCGTCCGATCCGGTGGACTGCGCGCAACCGCACGCGTTCGAGGTGGTCGGTGTCGTCGACCTGGCCAGCCAGTTCCCGGGAGGTATGCCGTCGGTCGAGGATCAGGACCGGTTCCTCGAGAAGGCGTGCACGGACGCGAGCAACGGCTATCTCGGCTCCCCCGACGTGCTGCGCGACAAGACCCTCACCCTGTTCTGGGACAACCTGGATCTCGACAGCTGGCTCGTCGGCAGCCGCAAGATCAACTGTTCGATCGGCAAGGAGGTCGACGGCAACGGCTTCGCGACGATCGTCGGCTCCGCGAAGGGCGACATCCTGATCAACGGTCAGGCCCCGGTCCCGCCGCCGCCGGCCCCGGAAGGCCGGTCACTGCCGACGCCGCTACCGGGCGCCGCTCCCCTGCCCCCGGCCGGCGGCTGA
- a CDS encoding metallopeptidase family protein produces MSDARFEELVSDALDLIPPQLAAAIDNVVVLVEPRNDEEPTLLGLYQGIALTERDSHYGGALPDTISIYRDALLDVCDTEEQVVHEVMVTVVHEIAHYFGIEEDRLHELGWG; encoded by the coding sequence ATGTCGGACGCCCGCTTCGAGGAACTGGTGTCCGACGCCCTCGACCTGATTCCGCCGCAGCTCGCGGCAGCGATCGACAACGTGGTCGTGCTGGTCGAACCCCGCAACGACGAGGAGCCGACACTGCTCGGCCTGTACCAGGGCATCGCCCTCACCGAGCGGGACAGCCACTACGGCGGCGCCCTGCCCGACACCATCTCGATCTACCGGGACGCCCTGCTCGACGTGTGCGACACCGAGGAGCAGGTGGTGCACGAGGTGATGGTGACGGTCGTCCACGAGATAGCCCACTACTTCGGTATCGAAGAGGACCGGCTGCACGAGCTCGGCTGGGGCTGA
- a CDS encoding Ig-like domain-containing protein gives MKFKREVVGSNVVHRGDTVTYKSRIWIDSGVERYLPKVRDVPPAGFTLVPGSAKLTYLNATNKVTFSNESDGGVSAKCSGSGCNAFGNGYIVKSGQDVTLEVSYKVPETYAFSTVDSGLLFDVWSFTGNPKGSNPFNVKVRVEEIGTTTTLQAPSAATTGDAVTLTATVNPGDATGQVQFKDGGTDIGSPVTPVNGVATLSHAFASSGTRNLTAEFIPGTGYFGSTSAPHSISVADPVVTTALAVSAPATAVSGTEVALTADVTPSNAAGTVQFSDNGTAIGSPVTVSNGTAVLPHTFTVSGAHDITAEFVGATGFTNATASAQTVDVSDPDQQTSVSVQVPADATTGDAVTLTANVTPQNAHGTVQFKVDGTAVGSPVTVVDGVATAPHTFDAAGEFAVTADFAGATGFTSSTAAAQNVTVTDPDVETSLSLTVPASATTGESTDLSAAVTPSSAQGTVQFSVGGVSVGSPVPVVNGSAVLPHTFDTAGEFAVSAVYSGATGFTGSTAQSQTVTVTDPAPVDVETSTLVGVPAAATTGVDTTLSVTVQPKTGTEVPSGSVQFRDNGNPIGNPVTLDNGSGSLIHVFTATGTHQITADYTPDAGFVGSTSTQRPVVVSAPNLADVESSVVITSTQSAVAGTAFTVKAQVIGADTLPGTVQFFDGAVEIGQPVAVVNGTAELVHTFTTSGPHQIHAVYSGGAGVTGSTSPVQIIDVAASGDGGGDGGETGTGSLGSLSGLRFGS, from the coding sequence GTGAAGTTCAAGAGAGAAGTGGTCGGCAGCAACGTCGTTCACCGCGGTGACACCGTCACCTACAAGAGCCGGATCTGGATCGACAGCGGAGTCGAACGCTATCTCCCGAAGGTGCGTGACGTCCCGCCGGCAGGCTTCACTCTGGTACCCGGCAGTGCCAAGCTGACCTACCTGAACGCAACGAACAAGGTCACGTTCAGCAACGAGTCCGACGGTGGTGTCAGCGCCAAGTGCAGCGGCAGCGGATGCAACGCCTTCGGCAACGGCTACATCGTCAAGAGCGGGCAAGACGTCACCCTCGAGGTGAGCTACAAGGTGCCCGAGACCTACGCGTTCAGCACGGTCGACAGCGGGCTGCTGTTCGACGTCTGGTCGTTTACCGGTAATCCCAAGGGCTCCAATCCGTTCAACGTCAAGGTGCGCGTCGAGGAGATCGGCACGACGACGACGTTGCAGGCCCCATCCGCCGCGACGACCGGTGACGCGGTGACCCTCACCGCAACGGTGAATCCGGGTGACGCGACGGGACAGGTGCAGTTCAAGGACGGCGGCACCGACATCGGTTCGCCCGTTACTCCGGTGAACGGTGTGGCGACGTTGAGTCACGCTTTTGCCTCATCCGGAACACGCAACCTCACCGCAGAGTTCATTCCCGGCACAGGCTATTTCGGATCAACCTCTGCACCCCACTCCATCTCGGTGGCCGATCCGGTCGTGACCACTGCCCTCGCCGTGTCGGCGCCGGCCACGGCGGTGTCCGGTACCGAGGTCGCGCTCACGGCCGACGTCACCCCGTCGAATGCGGCCGGTACGGTGCAGTTCTCGGACAACGGCACCGCGATCGGCTCACCGGTGACGGTGTCGAACGGTACGGCCGTTCTGCCGCACACCTTCACCGTGTCCGGTGCACACGACATCACCGCAGAGTTCGTCGGTGCCACCGGTTTCACGAACGCGACTGCGTCGGCGCAGACCGTCGACGTGTCGGATCCGGATCAGCAGACGTCGGTGAGTGTCCAGGTTCCGGCGGACGCCACCACCGGTGACGCTGTCACTCTCACCGCGAACGTGACCCCGCAGAACGCGCACGGCACCGTCCAGTTCAAGGTCGACGGCACTGCGGTCGGTAGCCCGGTCACCGTCGTCGACGGTGTCGCCACGGCGCCGCACACGTTCGACGCGGCCGGTGAATTCGCTGTCACCGCCGACTTCGCCGGAGCTACCGGGTTCACGAGCTCGACTGCTGCGGCGCAGAACGTCACCGTCACCGATCCCGATGTGGAGACGTCGCTGTCGCTGACGGTTCCGGCGTCCGCGACCACCGGTGAGTCCACCGACCTGTCGGCGGCGGTCACCCCGTCGTCCGCGCAGGGCACGGTGCAGTTCTCGGTCGGTGGTGTCTCGGTCGGCTCCCCGGTCCCCGTGGTGAACGGTTCCGCGGTTCTGCCGCACACGTTCGACACTGCCGGTGAGTTCGCGGTGTCCGCGGTTTACTCCGGGGCAACGGGTTTCACCGGCTCGACGGCGCAGTCGCAGACCGTCACCGTGACCGATCCGGCTCCGGTCGACGTCGAAACCTCCACTCTCGTCGGTGTTCCCGCAGCAGCGACGACCGGTGTGGACACCACCCTGTCGGTGACCGTGCAGCCCAAGACCGGCACCGAGGTGCCGTCCGGCTCGGTGCAGTTCCGTGACAACGGCAACCCGATCGGGAACCCCGTGACCCTCGACAACGGTTCGGGCTCGCTGATCCACGTCTTCACCGCTACGGGCACGCATCAGATCACCGCCGACTACACCCCGGACGCCGGCTTCGTGGGATCGACGTCGACGCAGCGCCCCGTCGTGGTGTCGGCTCCGAACCTCGCGGACGTCGAGTCGTCGGTCGTGATCACCTCGACGCAGTCGGCCGTCGCCGGTACCGCGTTCACAGTGAAGGCCCAGGTGATCGGCGCGGACACCCTGCCCGGGACGGTGCAGTTCTTCGACGGTGCCGTGGAGATCGGGCAGCCCGTCGCGGTCGTGAACGGTACGGCCGAGCTCGTCCACACCTTCACGACGAGCGGACCGCACCAGA
- a CDS encoding PPE domain-containing protein, with translation MTLGVTGVVWLPRGATVNSTTLTAGAGPVPLTAASPAWATLAESFTDAVATLTRVTEELRAGWEGVAADAALTRIAPFTAWAQQTATLAADTAVKASTEAGAYTTAALTMPSLPEITAVKTAKTAAYTTGGALNGSAAAAEAADRALDIRAGLVMETYEAASNIVAVPATFPAPPPLVTGATDADTAGGDAVTARTLENDFRGDPVRTVAAAAAAFAQHPGVTTAVSQVGSVAGAVGQATSAAANLGGAALGGIGTGVPTFGGGTRAADPAAHPAGRATPGRVAASGGVLGAVAARAAGIGGGAGAGVGAAPPGPSELASRPVAGSGPGAGATTPAGPAAELARADTAAATRSAAGPVGGAPAGAHRGATESDEIERATPAYLRSFEHFEDGRTVIPSVIGGDPLGDGR, from the coding sequence ATGACCCTCGGTGTCACCGGCGTCGTCTGGCTACCGCGCGGCGCGACCGTCAACTCGACCACCCTGACGGCAGGGGCCGGGCCCGTCCCGCTCACTGCCGCGAGCCCCGCTTGGGCCACGCTCGCCGAATCCTTCACCGACGCCGTCGCGACCCTGACCCGGGTGACCGAGGAGTTGCGCGCCGGTTGGGAGGGGGTGGCCGCCGACGCCGCCCTCACCCGGATCGCCCCGTTCACGGCGTGGGCGCAGCAGACCGCGACACTCGCCGCCGACACCGCCGTCAAGGCGTCCACCGAGGCCGGCGCGTACACGACCGCGGCACTGACCATGCCGAGCCTGCCCGAGATCACTGCGGTCAAGACCGCCAAGACCGCCGCGTACACCACCGGCGGCGCCCTCAACGGCTCGGCGGCCGCCGCGGAGGCCGCGGATCGGGCCCTCGACATCCGGGCCGGGCTGGTGATGGAGACCTATGAGGCGGCGTCGAACATCGTCGCGGTACCGGCGACGTTCCCGGCGCCACCGCCGCTCGTCACCGGCGCCACCGACGCCGACACGGCAGGTGGTGACGCGGTCACCGCCCGCACTCTCGAGAACGATTTCCGAGGCGACCCGGTTCGCACCGTCGCCGCCGCCGCGGCCGCGTTCGCGCAGCATCCCGGTGTCACGACCGCGGTCTCGCAGGTCGGGTCCGTCGCAGGTGCCGTCGGCCAGGCCACGTCGGCGGCCGCGAATCTCGGTGGGGCCGCGCTCGGGGGGATCGGGACAGGCGTCCCGACGTTCGGCGGCGGTACGCGGGCGGCGGATCCGGCCGCGCACCCGGCCGGCCGGGCAACGCCCGGACGGGTCGCCGCGTCGGGTGGTGTGCTGGGGGCTGTCGCCGCCCGGGCCGCGGGCATCGGCGGAGGAGCCGGGGCAGGGGTGGGAGCGGCACCGCCCGGACCGTCCGAGCTCGCGTCCCGTCCGGTGGCCGGTTCCGGCCCGGGGGCGGGTGCCACGACACCGGCGGGCCCGGCGGCGGAGCTCGCCCGCGCCGACACCGCCGCTGCGACCCGCAGTGCCGCCGGCCCGGTGGGCGGCGCCCCGGCCGGCGCGCACCGCGGGGCCACGGAATCCGACGAGATCGAGCGCGCGACCCCCGCCTACCTGCGCAGCTTCGAGCACTTCGAGGACGGCCGCACCGTCATCCCCTCGGTCATCGGCGGGGATCCGCTCGGGGACGGGCGGTGA
- a CDS encoding PaaI family thioesterase: MSHERQRTYTWNDPAPIADANRNLSGLEFVRGLVDGTVPHHPTASTLGFRVTDAREGFVEITAEPAEWHYNAVGSVHGGVIATMIDTAMGFSVSSTLPAGIHYTTLDITVRYLRGIKAGAGPIRVHGFSEHTGRTTATARAEVRDEQDRLLATASTTCLILR, encoded by the coding sequence GTGTCACACGAACGCCAGCGCACCTACACGTGGAACGATCCCGCCCCCATCGCCGACGCGAACCGAAACCTCAGCGGACTCGAGTTCGTCCGCGGTCTCGTCGACGGCACCGTCCCGCACCATCCGACCGCGAGCACCCTCGGTTTCCGCGTCACCGACGCCCGTGAGGGGTTCGTCGAGATCACCGCCGAGCCGGCCGAGTGGCACTACAACGCCGTCGGCAGCGTGCACGGCGGCGTCATCGCCACGATGATCGACACCGCGATGGGCTTCTCCGTGTCGAGCACGCTGCCCGCCGGCATCCACTACACGACGCTCGACATCACCGTCCGCTACCTCCGCGGCATCAAGGCCGGCGCGGGACCGATTCGCGTGCACGGTTTTTCGGAGCACACCGGCCGAACCACGGCGACCGCCCGCGCCGAGGTCCGCGACGAGCAGGACCGGCTCCTGGCGACCGCGTCGACCACCTGCCTGATCCTGCGCTGA
- the serS gene encoding serine--tRNA ligase → MIDLKFLRENPDVVRTSQRTRGEDPGLVDALLEADASRRAAVLAGDTLRAEQKAFGKKVGQASPEERPALLAGSKELAQKVKDAEAAQHEAQARLDEAHRAISNIVQDGAPAGGEDDFVTLETVGEIPTFDFEPKDHLELGESLGLIDMERGAKVSGSRFYFLTGFGAMLQLGMLQLAAQKAMANGFTMMIPPVLVRPEIMQGTGFLGQHADEIYHLADDDLYLVGTSEVPLAGYHSGEILDLSNGPKRYAGWSSCFRREAGSYGKDTRGIIRVHQFDKVEMFTYCKPEDADAEHQRLLAWERDMLDAMELSYRVIDVAGGDLGSSAARKFDCEAWVPTQQAYRELTSTSNCTTYQARRLSVRYRDENGKPQIASTLNGTLATTRWLVAILENHQQADGSVRVPAALVPFVGREVLTAP, encoded by the coding sequence GTGATTGACCTCAAGTTCCTTCGCGAGAACCCCGACGTCGTCCGCACCTCGCAGCGCACCCGCGGCGAAGACCCCGGTCTGGTCGACGCGCTGCTCGAGGCCGACGCATCCCGCCGTGCCGCCGTCCTGGCCGGCGACACGCTGCGCGCCGAGCAGAAGGCGTTCGGCAAGAAGGTGGGGCAGGCGTCCCCCGAGGAGCGTCCGGCGCTGCTCGCGGGCTCCAAGGAACTGGCCCAGAAGGTGAAGGACGCGGAAGCCGCGCAGCACGAGGCGCAGGCCCGGCTGGACGAGGCGCACCGCGCGATCTCCAACATCGTGCAGGACGGCGCCCCGGCCGGCGGCGAGGACGACTTCGTCACCCTCGAGACCGTCGGCGAGATCCCCACGTTCGACTTCGAACCCAAGGACCACCTCGAACTCGGTGAGTCGCTCGGCCTGATCGACATGGAACGTGGCGCCAAGGTGTCCGGCTCGCGGTTCTACTTCCTCACCGGCTTCGGCGCGATGCTCCAACTGGGCATGCTGCAGCTCGCCGCGCAGAAGGCCATGGCCAACGGGTTCACCATGATGATCCCGCCCGTGCTGGTGCGTCCCGAGATCATGCAGGGCACCGGCTTCCTCGGCCAGCACGCCGACGAGATCTACCACCTCGCCGACGACGACCTGTACCTCGTCGGCACCTCCGAGGTCCCGCTCGCCGGCTACCACTCCGGCGAGATCCTCGACCTGTCGAACGGCCCCAAGCGGTACGCCGGCTGGTCGTCGTGCTTCCGCCGCGAAGCGGGCAGCTACGGCAAGGACACCCGCGGCATCATCCGCGTCCACCAGTTCGACAAGGTCGAGATGTTCACCTACTGCAAGCCCGAAGACGCGGACGCGGAACACCAGCGTCTCCTCGCCTGGGAACGCGACATGCTCGACGCCATGGAACTCTCGTACCGCGTCATCGACGTCGCCGGCGGCGACCTCGGCTCCTCTGCCGCCCGCAAGTTCGACTGCGAGGCATGGGTTCCCACGCAGCAGGCGTACCGGGAGCTCACCTCGACGTCGAACTGCACTACCTACCAGGCGCGCCGCCTGAGCGTCCGCTACCGCGACGAGAACGGCAAGCCCCAGATCGCCTCCACCCTCAACGGCACCCTCGCCACCACCCGCTGGCTCGTCGCCATCCTCGAAAACCACCAGCAGGCAGACGGATCCGTACGCGTCCCGGCCGCCCTCGTGCCGTTCGTCGGGCGTGAGGTGCTGACGGCGCCGTAG
- a CDS encoding PE domain-containing protein has protein sequence MPDHVFVDPDVLVAAAAELDALAVRLQTVVAAATPALTVPPSGSEEVSVLAAGYFNRLAESFGPAAARGIEELTAAAATLRAQAAAYRDGDHTLGAALAAGM, from the coding sequence ATGCCGGATCACGTGTTCGTCGACCCGGACGTCCTCGTGGCGGCCGCTGCAGAACTGGATGCGCTCGCCGTCCGTCTGCAGACGGTCGTGGCCGCCGCGACCCCCGCACTGACCGTGCCGCCGTCGGGTTCCGAGGAGGTATCGGTACTGGCCGCGGGCTATTTCAATCGGCTCGCCGAATCGTTCGGGCCGGCCGCGGCCCGCGGGATCGAGGAGTTGACGGCCGCCGCGGCCACGTTGCGGGCCCAGGCCGCCGCCTATCGGGACGGCGACCACACGCTCGGCGCGGCGCTCGCCGCCGGCATGTAG
- a CDS encoding Ig-like domain-containing protein, whose product MRNPLLRRYAAPVTGVALVAGTLLVVAPATASAADAPVTTTTDFKTTCKANNSIKQVVKTTDSSVTVSAPTTVEPGETFTYRIQLGPSSYPNSDSGATTTNISRLKFDFMIPDNTTFVGATVAGSGINLDNVAPSVIRIDESGSPSATGQILRLSGNNEVTGNGPSGKTSTSAEGGIRAPKLKKNLDGTANGSGDSWFQLPAVDVTVVAGAAGTPIQPKIRTGGAAGNFNAFENFNTTLPKASAFLVGTQWADTRCSPRDTEGGALNAGAGPLATINVVAAQVSTTTDLSAPATAETGAPVALTATVAPVGATGSVQFKDNGTDIGAAVAVENGTATLNHTFESAGSHKITAVFTATGNFTGSTSSERTVTVSDPIPVDVETTLGLTVPQDAETGTVVDLTATVTPSNAQGSVQFQDNGTDIGGPVTVSNGSATLQHSFSTAGARSITAVFTGSPGFTGSAAAAQTVTVADPEVPATQTATTLSVPENADAGEQVTLSATVAPAPSGGTVQFKVAGTPVGAPIVVDGSGTASMPYTFNAAGSFGVSAVYSGTAGFTSSTATAQTVTVTAPTPVDSATTTMLSVPGNAKTGEPEQLYATVYDTGTAETIASIGTVEFFDGSTSIGTAPVVDGVATLTHTFTATGSRTITATFSGGTGFTGSSATAKQVQVTAPTPVDVQTATVLTVPATATTGAAVELSAQVTGTGNAAITGTVQFFDGDKPIGDAITIVDGKAVLNHTFTTAGAHDIRVVFSGGQGVADSTSSTQSVQVTGGDTGGNPGGFGSLGDLLGGLNFGS is encoded by the coding sequence ATGCGCAATCCACTACTCCGGCGATATGCCGCGCCTGTCACCGGCGTCGCGCTCGTCGCCGGGACACTGCTGGTCGTCGCGCCGGCGACGGCATCGGCTGCCGATGCCCCGGTCACGACGACGACCGATTTCAAGACCACGTGCAAGGCGAACAACTCGATCAAGCAGGTCGTCAAGACGACCGACTCGTCGGTGACGGTCTCCGCTCCGACGACGGTGGAGCCCGGCGAAACGTTCACCTACCGCATTCAGCTCGGTCCGTCGTCATATCCGAACTCCGACTCCGGTGCCACGACGACCAACATCTCCCGACTCAAGTTCGACTTCATGATTCCGGACAACACGACGTTCGTCGGTGCAACGGTGGCCGGTTCGGGGATCAACCTCGACAATGTGGCCCCGAGTGTCATCCGTATCGACGAGTCCGGCAGCCCTTCCGCGACGGGCCAGATCCTGCGCCTGTCCGGCAACAACGAGGTGACCGGAAACGGACCGTCCGGCAAGACGAGCACCAGTGCCGAGGGCGGTATCCGGGCTCCCAAACTGAAGAAGAACCTCGATGGAACCGCCAACGGTAGTGGTGACAGCTGGTTCCAGCTCCCGGCCGTCGATGTGACCGTCGTCGCCGGAGCTGCCGGTACCCCGATCCAACCGAAGATTCGTACCGGTGGTGCGGCGGGCAACTTCAATGCCTTCGAGAACTTCAACACCACTCTGCCGAAGGCGTCTGCATTCCTGGTCGGCACGCAATGGGCCGACACGCGTTGCAGTCCCCGCGATACGGAAGGTGGCGCTCTCAACGCCGGTGCCGGCCCGTTGGCGACGATCAATGTCGTTGCCGCGCAGGTGTCGACGACGACGGACCTGTCGGCTCCGGCGACGGCGGAGACCGGTGCTCCGGTGGCGTTGACCGCAACCGTGGCTCCGGTCGGGGCGACGGGCTCGGTGCAGTTCAAGGACAACGGCACCGATATCGGTGCGGCTGTTGCCGTGGAGAACGGCACGGCGACGCTGAACCACACGTTCGAGTCGGCCGGTTCGCACAAGATCACCGCAGTGTTCACGGCGACCGGGAACTTCACCGGGTCGACGTCGAGCGAGCGCACTGTGACGGTGTCCGATCCGATTCCCGTCGATGTCGAGACCACGCTCGGGCTGACGGTCCCGCAGGACGCGGAGACCGGTACGGTCGTCGACCTGACTGCGACGGTCACGCCGTCGAACGCGCAGGGCTCCGTGCAGTTCCAGGACAACGGCACCGATATCGGTGGCCCGGTCACCGTGTCGAACGGCTCTGCCACGCTGCAGCATTCGTTCTCGACAGCCGGTGCCCGCAGTATCACCGCAGTCTTCACGGGCAGCCCCGGATTCACCGGATCCGCGGCCGCAGCACAGACGGTGACGGTGGCGGATCCCGAGGTTCCGGCCACCCAGACCGCGACCACACTGTCGGTGCCGGAGAACGCGGACGCGGGTGAGCAGGTGACCCTGTCCGCGACGGTTGCCCCGGCTCCGTCCGGCGGTACCGTCCAGTTCAAGGTTGCCGGTACCCCGGTGGGCGCCCCGATCGTCGTGGACGGCAGCGGCACGGCGAGCATGCCGTACACGTTCAACGCGGCCGGCTCGTTCGGTGTGTCCGCCGTGTACTCGGGTACGGCCGGGTTCACGAGCTCGACGGCTACGGCGCAGACCGTGACGGTGACCGCGCCGACGCCGGTCGACTCCGCCACCACCACGATGCTGAGTGTGCCCGGCAACGCCAAGACCGGTGAGCCGGAACAGCTGTACGCCACCGTCTACGACACCGGAACAGCGGAGACGATCGCGAGTATCGGCACCGTCGAGTTCTTCGACGGCAGCACGTCGATCGGCACTGCCCCGGTGGTCGACGGTGTCGCGACCCTGACGCACACCTTCACCGCGACGGGCAGCCGCACGATCACCGCGACGTTCAGCGGCGGAACCGGATTCACCGGATCGTCCGCCACCGCGAAGCAGGTGCAGGTGACGGCCCCGACCCCGGTGGACGTCCAGACCGCCACGGTCCTCACGGTTCCGGCGACAGCGACGACCGGTGCGGCCGTGGAACTCTCGGCGCAGGTGACGGGTACCGGCAATGCTGCGATCACCGGTACGGTCCAGTTCTTCGACGGTGATAAGCCGATCGGTGACGCGATCACGATCGTCGACGGCAAGGCCGTGCTGAACCACACGTTCACCACCGCAGGTGCTCACGACATCCGTGTCGTGTTCAGCGGCGGCCAGGGTGTCGCGGACTCGACGTCGAGCACCCAGAGCGTTCAGGTGACCGGCGGTGACACGGGTGGCAACCCGGGCGGCTTCGGCAGCCTCGGTGATCTGCTCGGCGGCTTGAACTTCGGGTCGTAA
- a CDS encoding ankyrin repeat domain-containing protein — protein MSEEHPAAPDADVQELAGRVFDMARAGDSVTLAKYVDAGVPVNLTNSSGDTLVMLAAYHGHADAVRALVDRGADVNRPNDRGQTPLAGAVFKGEDAVVAALVDAGADPSAGQPSAIDAARMFGRDDYLGILDPGAH, from the coding sequence ATGAGTGAGGAACATCCCGCTGCGCCCGACGCCGACGTGCAGGAGTTGGCCGGTCGCGTGTTCGACATGGCCCGGGCCGGGGACTCGGTCACATTGGCGAAGTACGTCGACGCCGGAGTGCCGGTGAACCTGACCAACAGCAGCGGCGACACCCTCGTCATGCTCGCCGCCTATCACGGGCACGCCGACGCGGTGCGTGCGCTGGTCGACCGCGGCGCCGACGTGAACCGGCCCAACGACCGCGGTCAGACCCCGCTCGCGGGTGCCGTCTTCAAGGGAGAGGACGCCGTCGTGGCCGCCCTCGTCGACGCCGGAGCGGACCCGTCCGCCGGTCAGCCGTCCGCGATCGACGCCGCACGTATGTTCGGACGCGACGACTACCTGGGCATCCTCGACCCCGGCGCGCACTGA